The proteins below come from a single Tissierellales bacterium genomic window:
- a CDS encoding ABC transporter permease, with the protein MYSSFVKSEFKKWSRDSMMGFMAVYPILFGIIGRYFVPWLADKNGFSIDLYADLIIVILTSMVPISFGALIAFSILEDREDNILTSVKVTPLSINQFLSFRFIMVLVLTYITTVFVIWFSNIGNLHIKKILTIAFLASLEAPMYGLLINSLSSNKIEGFAVMKGLGTLIVFPIIALFFVDKKELFFAFAPGFWVTKAISSIIRGEEILYLTYNQYYFIGLTYLVILNLLSYKLFKKRVKV; encoded by the coding sequence ATGTATAGTAGCTTTGTAAAAAGTGAATTTAAAAAATGGAGTAGAGATTCTATGATGGGATTTATGGCTGTATATCCAATTTTATTTGGGATTATAGGAAGATATTTTGTTCCTTGGTTAGCAGACAAAAATGGTTTCAGTATAGATTTATATGCAGATTTAATAATAGTCATATTGACTTCAATGGTTCCTATTTCTTTTGGAGCATTAATTGCTTTTTCCATCCTTGAAGACAGAGAAGATAATATACTTACATCTGTAAAAGTTACACCCTTAAGTATTAATCAGTTTTTATCCTTTAGATTTATTATGGTTTTGGTTTTAACCTATATTACTACTGTATTTGTAATTTGGTTTTCTAATATTGGAAATTTGCATATAAAAAAAATATTAACCATTGCTTTTTTAGCATCTTTGGAAGCGCCTATGTATGGATTATTAATTAATTCTTTATCTAGCAATAAAATTGAAGGTTTTGCCGTAATGAAGGGGTTAGGGACTTTAATAGTATTTCCTATTATAGCTTTATTTTTCGTAGATAAAAAGGAATTATTTTTTGCCTTTGCACCGGGGTTTTGGGTGACTAAGGCTATAAGTAGCATAATTAGGGGAGAAGAAATACTTTATCTAACATATAATCAATATTATTTTATAGGTCTTACTTATCTAGTAATACTGAACCTTCTATCCTATAAACTTTTTAAAAAAAGAGTAAAAGTATAG
- a CDS encoding TetR/AcrR family transcriptional regulator: MKENKGKTFEKRNDLINAALLEFGEKGYENASLNNILKEAGISKGTFYYHYENKEDLYMYLMDILVEEKFKFLSRRMDSIDVNEDIFTKLKLTIKLGMEFASKNPQINKFSQSFIKEFGTESQNQIMEKYFIDRSGYLDGLTKKYDFESIDYVGELIEEGYARGEIREDLPKKFVKQIVNYLFYNLQRIVNTDNLDEYGAAANNLVDFIKGGLKNNN; this comes from the coding sequence TTGAAAGAAAACAAAGGAAAAACCTTTGAAAAAAGAAATGACCTAATAAATGCAGCTCTACTGGAGTTTGGAGAAAAGGGTTATGAAAATGCCTCTCTTAACAATATATTAAAAGAAGCAGGTATAAGTAAGGGAACTTTTTACTATCATTATGAAAACAAAGAAGACTTATATATGTATTTAATGGATATACTTGTGGAAGAAAAATTTAAATTTCTCTCTAGAAGGATGGATAGTATAGATGTCAATGAGGATATATTTACCAAATTAAAATTAACAATAAAATTAGGAATGGAGTTTGCCAGTAAAAACCCTCAAATTAATAAATTCTCTCAAAGCTTTATTAAAGAATTTGGAACAGAGTCTCAGAATCAAATAATGGAAAAATATTTTATTGATAGAAGCGGTTATTTAGATGGTTTAACTAAAAAGTATGACTTTGAAAGTATAGATTATGTAGGGGAATTAATTGAAGAGGGCTATGCCAGAGGTGAAATAAGAGAAGATTTACCTAAGAAATTTGTAAAACAAATAGTAAATTATTTATTCTATAATTTACAACGGATTGTTAATACTGATAATCTAGATGAATACGGAGCTGCTGCTAATAATTTGGTAGATTTTATTAAAGGTGGTTTAAAAAATAATAATT